A single window of Granulicella mallensis MP5ACTX8 DNA harbors:
- a CDS encoding DUF1569 domain-containing protein, whose product MRNLFEAAAVEEVKRRIARLRPDSERLWGEMSPAQALAHLSAQFEMIAGRTFPPRSMPGRLFGRLAKSILMSEKPIRRNMPTDKELIVNDDRDFDTERQKLQGMIDCFAENGPAGCTKHPHSFLGPLTPEEWARLMYKHVDHHLQQFGV is encoded by the coding sequence ATGCGAAATTTATTTGAAGCAGCAGCGGTAGAAGAGGTGAAGCGCCGGATCGCGAGGCTGCGGCCTGACAGCGAGCGGCTATGGGGTGAGATGAGTCCAGCCCAGGCGCTGGCCCATCTCTCTGCGCAGTTCGAGATGATCGCGGGACGAACCTTTCCGCCGCGCAGCATGCCTGGCCGGTTGTTTGGGCGGCTCGCGAAATCCATCTTGATGAGTGAGAAGCCGATTCGACGCAATATGCCGACGGACAAAGAGCTGATTGTGAATGACGATCGCGATTTCGATACAGAACGGCAAAAGCTGCAGGGGATGATTGACTGCTTCGCAGAAAACGGTCCCGCAGGGTGCACGAAGCATCCGCATAGCTTTTTGGGGCCGCTAACGCCGGAGGAGTGGGCGAGGTTGATGTACAAGCATGTGGACCATCATCTGCAGCAGTTTGGAGTTTAG